The sequence TCTAATATTTCGTACATCGGCTTGTAAGCCATAGGGCTTTCATCCAAAGTTGATAAATTTACAGTTGACGAGTGTATTCCTTTCATCTCATTTTGGAAAATATCCAGTGATAATCTTGATTTTGCCTCAGTTCTGGACATCAATCTTCCTGCTCCATGTGGTGCTGAACAATTCCAGTTTTGATTACCTTTACCTTTAGCGATTATACATCCATCTCGCATATTAAGTGGAATTAGTACTATTTCATCTTTGTTAGCTGATATTGCACCCTTCCTAATAATTCCATCTTTATCGGAAATATAATTATGCACTGTCTCAAAGCTAATTTCAGCATTAAATTTAATGTCACTCCTAAAGAATTTTAAAATATTTTCAAGCATCAATCTTCTATTTGCTGAAGCATATTTTTGAGCAACTCTCATATCAAAAAGATAATCTTCCGCTTCCTTACCTTCTAAAAAAGCTAAATTATCAGGAACATCAAATGTTGCTAAAATTTTATGGTATTCCTGCTTTATCTCTTCACGAAATTGTGAATTTACTGCTTCAATTTTACTTTCAAACTCTTTTTTCAAGTCCAGTTTCTTTTCTTTCAAAATTGCGATAGCTTTTTTCTGATGCCAGTCGGCAATTCTTTTCCCAAAGTTTCTAGACCCAGAATGAATGATTAGATAAAGATCATCACTCTTGTCATCTCTGTCGATTTCAATGAAATGATTTCCACCACCTAAAGTTCCCACAGAATTTAAAACATCCGTAAAATCAGCACCTATACGATTACAAACAAATTTTATGTCATCAGGACTAACAAAACTTGATAAATGCTCCAAAGTTTGAGTTTTTACAGCCACATTATTATTACGCCTAACACCCATTGGAATATTCGATTTAACATAATTATCAAATCTATCGTAATCAATATATGTATTACCTAAATTGTAAGTTAACATTCCACACCCAATATCCACTCCAACAATGTTTGGAATTACTCGATTATTTGTAAATTTTCCAGTAAAACCTATAACACAACCCGCTCCAGCATGAACATCAGGCATAATTTTAACATTACTTCCTTCAAAAGCCTTTTGATTCAGCAATATTTCTATCTGTTTTAATGCTTCATTTTCTATAGTTTTTGCATGGATTTCAGCAGATCCATATCTTCCAGTACATTTTATCAAAATATAATCCTTATATAAAACTTCAATTTACATAATAAATAAGGTGATTTTCCTTCGTTTTTATATCCTATCTATTGGAAAAATTGGTCTTTGTAATCGTTTATATCCAATTGTTGTTAAATCTTCGTTGGAGCATCCACTTGTTAAAGCCATTATATTCTCACTTGAAAACTTCTCAAATTCAGGTGTTAAATAGCCAAGTTTTACGATTACTATATCATAATCATTCAGATCTAAATCGAGTTCATCAAATGGTTTTGTGTCTGAAAATCCAATATGTTTTGACGCTATGATAATTTCTAGAGAATCGTAGGCAACAAGGAAAATATCGCATTTCAATTTGGTCGAGCGGATATATTTTAAAACTTTTACATCTAACTTAACAGGTTCGCTATATGGATCAAATTTTCCGCCTAAATTTATTTCTTTTTTCCCATTTTCTAGATCTATTATTGCTTGAGGATCGTAAAATCCACCATAAATAATCTTCTTTCCATTCAAGTTTTTACTAATCAAAACAGATAAAAGCGAAGTATTATCTGCTGTTGCTCCTGCAGTTGGATTATCACCTGAGTCCGAAATAAAAAAAGGTGAGCTCTCTGATGTTAAAGCTAAATCAACAGCGACATTTACGCTATAGGTAGGCATTGAAAATGTAAACTCATTCCTTAAACTAAAGATCATCTCAGTTAAATCATCAATAATTTTAGCAACGTCAGTATTTGCATTTGAAGTTATTAATAATACAGCAGAATTTGATTCACGATCTGTCCATGGAAATCCCATAAATAGTGTGATTGTTGGAATTTCACACGATTCAAGATTCTTGATCTTTTCCATAATTTTCTTCATGGGTTGAGTGTTGGTTTCACTCATTTCACCTGCAAAAAGTAACGGAATTCGTTTATAGCTAATTTTGTACTGTTTATTATTTACTAAAAAATCATATGCCAATTTAGCTGCTCTATAACCTGTTTCATAGGTATCGATATGAGGAGCAGTTTGATAACCAGCGATTCCTGACGATAAATTTATTATATCATCTGTAATAATTGCGTGCATATCCAATGATAGAAATACTGGTAAATTCTTAACGGCTTTGATTTTCCTGAGAATATATCCCTCTACATCTTCAATGTGCTCACTCTGCATAGAGCCGTGTAAAGCTAAAACTACAGCATCGATCTCGTTCGATTCCACATCATTAATTAAAGTTCTAATTATTTCATCAAAGAAAGCTTGAGAAACTCTCCCATTTGGTACAGCTCTGGCAAATACAGATAGTACAGTTTCAATTTTCTTCTCATCAAAAAAAGTGATGATACCTCTTGCTGAATTGTATTGCTGATAAAAGTTACGAAAATCTTCACCATAATTGTAGTAGAAGTCATCTTCTTGAGTAATAATTGGATTCAAAGTATTTGATTCATGAAATATACCTGCAACTAAAACTTTCATCTAGATACTCCTGCGGTTATTTAGTAATTTACAAACCTCTCGAACTTTATCTATGTCTGTAATCTTTAACTTGTAATCACCTGATTGATCAAGAGTTACATTACTTTGACAAATCGAAATAGAGCTTTTTTCACAAAAGGCCGTCATATGAATCTCATTTACACCAGAATGATTTAAAATTTTCTCAACATTGTGGATTCTAACTCCACCTGCCGCAATGAGAGAAATTCCTTTGCCAGTAAGTATCCTATTCATCTCTTTAAGATTATCTAGTCCTGATTCAGCAGTTTGAGAACCTCCCGAACTAAGCACTCTTTTTATAGGATAATTTGTAAGTATTTCTGTGTTCTTTAAAATATTATTACTCATGTCAATAGCTCTGTGAAAAGTGAAATCAACCTTATCAGAGACTTTCAACAATTCTTCTAAAAAATCTTCATCAATATTTCCATACTCATCAAGGCATCCGCAAACTATTCCAGAAGCACCATAGTCAATAGCGAGTTTTATATCATCAATTATAACATCTTTTTCTATTCGGTTATAGATAAAATCTCCACATCGGGGTCTTATCAAAACAAAAGTTTCTCCAAGTTTTACGCTATGTCTAATTGTACCAGATGACGGAGTTGTTCCACCACAATATAGATTATCACAAAGCTCAATTCTGTTTGCACATCCAAGAAATGCATTCAAGGCACTACTAATAGAGTCAACACATATTTCAAGGTTTATCATTCATTTGCTCCATCTTTCAAATACAGTTTAAGACTCCCTTTAGTTTGTACAATTATCTCATTGTTAACTATCATCTTTTGAATAATTTCATTGAATTGTTGCTTATCTAATTTAAATCTAGCCGAAATTTTTGCTTCAGTTTTTGGTGTTGAGATAAAATCTAAAAATTTAAGTTTAAAAATCTCTCCATCTGTTTGCAACTTCTTATTAACGAAAATCTTTGTATACCCAGGATTCCCGTCAATTATTTCCCCTGTTAAATATTTAAAATTTTCAGAAATTAAAATCTTTCTCACTTTATCTTTTATTACACTATCTCCACCACTACTTCCATAACCATGAATAACTAAAACCTCTTTACCTACATTGGAATTAATAAATGATTTGAACTTATCTACAGCATCGCTTAGGGTGTAACCATGAAGGTCGAGTTCTTTTATTTTTGACATTCTGGACAAAATCTACTGTATCTCCCTGCTAATTTCAACTTTTCAATTTTTGAGCCACACAAATGACAATTTTGATTTTCTCTCTGATAAACATGTATAGTAATATTAAATTCAGAATTCTTATCACCAATTTCAGATATATACTTTGCAGTAGCATCATTTTTAGTAAAAATTGCACTGGAGAGTATGCGTCCAATATTCTCAAAAATTAGATATTTTTCTCCATTGTTTAAAGTATGAACTGCTCTATTTGGTTTAACTTTAGATTTAAAAAGAATCTCATCTGAATAGATATTTCCGATACCTGCGATTATCTGTTGATCCAATAGGAATCCTTTAATTGATCGATTTTTATATTCATTAGTCTTATATTCAAAATCGCTTAAGGTAATTTCTAATGCATCGCATCCTAAATTTAGTTTCACAAAATATGAGTCAAAATCACTGTTTTTTAGAAGTATTATTCTACCAAACTTTCGAGAATCTGTAAATATTAGACTTTTTCCGCTTTTTAATTTAAAAACAACAGACAATGAATTATTTACAACGTAGTCATCACAAATGTAAAATTTACCAGTCATTCTCAAATGAACAGAAATGAAATACCCATTATTTAGCTCAAGAAAAAGATACTTTCCTTTTCTCTTTATTCCAATAATTTCGGAATTATTAACAATTTCTGCAAAATTATGATTCTTTTCAATCGTTCTATCATCATAAACAATACAATTATCAATAACAAGTGGAGTTGAGTTTTCCAGATGAATCCTGATAGTTTCAATTTCCGGTAATTCTGGCATAACTCACCTAAAATATCAAAATTGGTAAGAATGTTATTACAAGTGTAATTAAAAGAGTTACACCAATTGATAGGGATTGTAATATCATGAATAAAGAAAATTTTACGAAGGTCATTAATTTTGATTGACCATAAAATCTCTTAAAGGCTATCAACAGATAAATATGTAGAAGAATTAATCTGACTATTGCAGAATATTCATCATTTAAATATGGTAACGGCATAAATATTAGAAATGAAAAAGAGTGTAAATGAAGTGAAAAAATCAGATGCTCTAAATAGTATCGTTTTCTTCTGATGTATAAGATTTTCAGATAGAGTGCCGTTAATGGCATAAGCAA comes from Candidatus Delongbacteria bacterium and encodes:
- a CDS encoding copper homeostasis protein CutC, producing the protein MINLEICVDSISSALNAFLGCANRIELCDNLYCGGTTPSSGTIRHSVKLGETFVLIRPRCGDFIYNRIEKDVIIDDIKLAIDYGASGIVCGCLDEYGNIDEDFLEELLKVSDKVDFTFHRAIDMSNNILKNTEILTNYPIKRVLSSGGSQTAESGLDNLKEMNRILTGKGISLIAAGGVRIHNVEKILNHSGVNEIHMTAFCEKSSISICQSNVTLDQSGDYKLKITDIDKVREVCKLLNNRRSI
- a CDS encoding RtcB family protein, with amino-acid sequence MIKCTGRYGSAEIHAKTIENEALKQIEILLNQKAFEGSNVKIMPDVHAGAGCVIGFTGKFTNNRVIPNIVGVDIGCGMLTYNLGNTYIDYDRFDNYVKSNIPMGVRRNNNVAVKTQTLEHLSSFVSPDDIKFVCNRIGADFTDVLNSVGTLGGGNHFIEIDRDDKSDDLYLIIHSGSRNFGKRIADWHQKKAIAILKEKKLDLKKEFESKIEAVNSQFREEIKQEYHKILATFDVPDNLAFLEGKEAEDYLFDMRVAQKYASANRRLMLENILKFFRSDIKFNAEISFETVHNYISDKDGIIRKGAISANKDEIVLIPLNMRDGCIIAKGKGNQNWNCSAPHGAGRLMSRTEAKSRLSLDIFQNEMKGIHSSTVNLSTLDESPMAYKPMYEILDVLSETAEIISIIKPVYNVKSEEDEAVWRKGKKKNR
- a CDS encoding M81 family metallopeptidase, which translates into the protein MKVLVAGIFHESNTLNPIITQEDDFYYNYGEDFRNFYQQYNSARGIITFFDEKKIETVLSVFARAVPNGRVSQAFFDEIIRTLINDVESNEIDAVVLALHGSMQSEHIEDVEGYILRKIKAVKNLPVFLSLDMHAIITDDIINLSSGIAGYQTAPHIDTYETGYRAAKLAYDFLVNNKQYKISYKRIPLLFAGEMSETNTQPMKKIMEKIKNLESCEIPTITLFMGFPWTDRESNSAVLLITSNANTDVAKIIDDLTEMIFSLRNEFTFSMPTYSVNVAVDLALTSESSPFFISDSGDNPTAGATADNTSLLSVLISKNLNGKKIIYGGFYDPQAIIDLENGKKEINLGGKFDPYSEPVKLDVKVLKYIRSTKLKCDIFLVAYDSLEIIIASKHIGFSDTKPFDELDLDLNDYDIVIVKLGYLTPEFEKFSSENIMALTSGCSNEDLTTIGYKRLQRPIFPIDRI
- the mutM gene encoding DNA-formamidopyrimidine glycosylase; translated protein: MPELPEIETIRIHLENSTPLVIDNCIVYDDRTIEKNHNFAEIVNNSEIIGIKRKGKYLFLELNNGYFISVHLRMTGKFYICDDYVVNNSLSVVFKLKSGKSLIFTDSRKFGRIILLKNSDFDSYFVKLNLGCDALEITLSDFEYKTNEYKNRSIKGFLLDQQIIAGIGNIYSDEILFKSKVKPNRAVHTLNNGEKYLIFENIGRILSSAIFTKNDATAKYISEIGDKNSEFNITIHVYQRENQNCHLCGSKIEKLKLAGRYSRFCPECQK
- a CDS encoding Smr/MutS family protein; this translates as MSKIKELDLHGYTLSDAVDKFKSFINSNVGKEVLVIHGYGSSGGDSVIKDKVRKILISENFKYLTGEIIDGNPGYTKIFVNKKLQTDGEIFKLKFLDFISTPKTEAKISARFKLDKQQFNEIIQKMIVNNEIIVQTKGSLKLYLKDGANE